The following are encoded together in the Ranitomeya imitator isolate aRanImi1 chromosome 4, aRanImi1.pri, whole genome shotgun sequence genome:
- the C4H15orf39 gene encoding uncharacterized protein C15orf39 homolog isoform X3: MWTRRLRAAHTAWQETWPQEVLSGLYQLVLIMAGKRHFGALDHVLHNKLSRLESATQRSTACFGIAATQDLQTCQNFMTYSMSDAEGHGSSSPWSSSAYLQYAGSTPNKHLQTKETSVNYQRPHTDRPHNPLQLSDNPNNQVSVHQNLQGHSYHMPYPRSCPPIAMPRPVYRNASNFMDVAYGSSGFQSMSVCVASKPLCPPPVEWSPSRFANSTSPLYVSGTKMHLSTPSTYPEVALSPSSLSHDIQEQNSAYRHRADLNLGVGVSATCSQKDIVTDACHPVSRENMQLFYGEGNIPLGKHRSSAFTTPSPQHNKKASPYQGSLDHRLGHLHSNNLYSNTIDNIHQRSSPLSASSDLTGSPHSVRGGAVYLNRAHHMHSGYVNAEIRAQTSYLDGTIQPNKTPFQVNTSPQKNITVNPLCAFERDKNLLVHSRQMNQDICGMSSRLSKEMFFDSTPTNRQSFTANYYREPFTGPDTHAAFVQQSTSSVLSPVGSSHELFSGQHTSRHSVTLKEASLHSSIQSYQDSSVTGVQAVENTTLIQSSRSRVTVEHAESIVPSPSSVSVVGCQYQMNRNNVRSRHNELSPEREIVEGGEPKSTPTSVSENVNFDNPKSPPMPVINDVFSLAPYRDYLEGKAPHPFSSHQESEAENGASTSDFLEDPLSEGRNKKTEGVCSSTEEVGAKNIKIQDGECVQTGEREVSAQSTGIEPVVLDLSLKKLPQSSSHPCNQQDVSYHDTDTLLTASAVKFSDKVGNQIEGQDGFRSSDSNRMLQLRQECFSSKAASNVKSQDSCPPVDKRSSLSQENRLYNENVFCQRQENIASQTHKHSQWMLQENCQSQGSGSENNNLKESSMSLATKTLSNQHRENDYSQSTQRFPSQHPKSSSSRVIERLTQQRQQNSSFPYKSKSHNITGSYKSHSNKSLSLEPHDNYSSWVPERNNLSSNTSQAVMTLPVQTSVQHSSHSDFSIFVNNLQTQKTSLPVVVSSSPTVYFTNTITIQASQPPSIQRPMQIATKNLELCHSLSSPSSSENENNGFQSSKSFMLRKYKLNKISSSEEETHRPTTYSISQNVSNPFLTDTVHSLPPSAPESSPALGEANVSLASVGEPPVSSSPGQQFSELHRSVLTTITSCTARSPSGLLEDWLSKTKEEEGSKAPVKAKNSSRSNDQSLASKDHDIWLEFDGVRLLIQKLLSQLETFMFTRSCPFPHVIRAGAIFIPICLVKEVLFSELLGPAIDKVLQKHKVELRPTTLSEEKLLRETKLKDCSSRMLKLLALKQLPDVYPDLLCLFCKHTIHQKLGSRSQSGQHTQK; the protein is encoded by the coding sequence GGCAAGAGACTTGGCCACAAGAAGTTCTTTCAGGACTATATCAACTTGTTTTAATAATGGCTGGAAAAAGACACTTTGGCGCCTTGGATCATGTATTGCACAATAAGTTATCCAGATTGGAGTCTGCAACACAACGTTCTACAGCTTGTTTTGGGATTGCAGCCACACAAGATTTGCAGACATGTCAGAACTTCATGACCTATTCTATGTCTGATGCTGAGGGGCATGGATCTTCGAGTCCCTGGAGCTCTTCAGCATATCTACAGTATGCAGGCAGTACCCCAAATAAGCATCTGCAAACGAAGGAAACTTCCGTGAATTATCAAAGACCACATACTGACAGACCACATAACCCTTTGCAACTGTCAGATAATCCAAACAATCAGGTTTCTGTTCACCAAAATCTCCAAGGACATAGTTACCATATGCCATATCCACGTTCATGCCCTCCAATTGCAATGCCCAGGCCTGTTTACAGAAATGCAAGCAATTTTATGGATGTAGCATATGGATCGAGTGGTTTTCAATCTATGAGTGTTTGTGTAGCTTCTAAACCGTTATGTCCACCACCTGTAGAATGGAGTCCTTCTAGATTTGCTAATTCAACATCCCCATTATATGTCTCTGGAACAAAGATGCATCTCTCCACGCCAAGCACTTACCCTGAGGTAGCTCTGAGCCCATCTTCTCTGTCTCATGACATACAAGAGCAAAATTCTGCTTACAGACACAGAGCTGATTTGAATCTTGGTGTAGGTGTTTCTGCAACATGTTCACAAAAAGACATTGTCACTGATGCCTGTCACCCTGTTTCTCGTGAAAATATGCAGCTTTTTTATGGTGAAGGCAATATACCTTTAGGAAAGCATAGAAGTTCAGCCTTTACAACACCCTCTCCACAACATAACAAAAAAGCTAGTCCATATCAAGGGAGCCTAGATCACAGATTGGGGCATTTGCATTCAAATAATCTTTACAGTAATACAATAGATAATATACACCAAAGATCCTCTCCACTTTCTGCCAGTTCGGACTTGACAGGATCTCCCCATAGTGTAagggggggtgcagtttatttaaATCGTGCACACCATATGCATTCAGGCTATGTAAATGCAGAGATAAGAGCCCAAACATCTTACCTTGACGGAACCATACAACCAAATAAGACACCATTTCAAGTAAACACAAGTCCCCAAAAAAACATTACAGTGAATCCATTGTGCGCATTCGAAAGAGATAAGAATTTGTTGGTGCATTCTCGTCAGATGAATCAAGATATATGTGGGATGTCTAGCCGACTGAGCAAAGAAATGTTTTTTGACTCAACCCCAACAAATAGGCAGTCCTTTACTGCAAACTACTATCGAGAGCCTTTTACTGGACCAGATACACATGCTGCTTTTGTTCAACAAAGTACCAGTTCTGTTCTATCCCCAGTTGGGTCCAGTCATGAGCTTTTTTCTGGTCAACATACTAGTAGACATTCAGTGACATTAAAGGAAGCTTCATTGCATAGCTCGATCCAATCTTACCAAGACAGTAGCGTTACAGGTGTCCAAGCTGTAGAAAACACTACCTTGATTCAAAGTAGTAGATCACGCGTAACTGTAGAACATGCAGAATCAATAGTTCCAAGTCCTTCCTCTGTTTCTGTAGTTGGCTGTCAGTATCAAATGAATCGTAATAATGTGAGATCAAGACATAATGAATTGTCTCCAGAACGTGAAATTGTGGAAGGTGGTGAGCCAAAATCTACTCCTACATCTGTCAGTGAAAATGTGAATTTTGATAATCCAAAATCCCCACCAATGCCAGTTATTAATGATGTGTTTAGTCTTGCCCCATATCGTGATTATTTGGAAGGAAAAGCCCCTCATCCTTTTTCTTCACATCAAGAATCTGAAGCAGAAAATGGAGCATCTACATCTGATTTCTTAGAGGATCCACTTTCTGAAGGAAGGAACAAAAAAACAGAAGGAGTTTGTAGCAGCACTGAAGAAGTCGGTGCTAAGAATATAAAAATTCAAGATGGAGAATGTGTGCAAACTGGAGAACGAGAGGTGTCTGCACAAAGTACAGGCATCGAACCTGTGGTTCTGGATCTTAGTTTGAAAAAGTTACCTCAATCCAGTTCCCATCCTTGTAACCAACAAGATGTTTCTTACCATGACACGGATACCCTGCTAACTGCCTCTGCAGTCAAATTCAGTGATAAAGTTGGAAATCAAATTGAGGGTCAAGATGGATTCAGATCTTCAGACAGCAACAGGATGTTACAATTGCGACAGGAGTGTTTTTCCTCTAAAGCAGCCTCTAACGTCAAGAGTCAAGATAGCTGTCCACCTGTTGACAAGCGGTCTTCTTTAAGCCAAGAGAATAGACTGTATAATGAAAATGTATTTTGCCAAAGGCAGGAAAATATTGCATCTCAGACCCACAAACACTCTCAATGGATGCTTCAGGAAAATTGTCAATCTCAAGGTTCAGGCTCAGAAAATAACAATTTGAAGGAAAGCTCAATGTCTTTGGCCACCAAAACCTTGTCCAATCAACATCGGGAGAATGATTATTCTCAAAGTACTCAGCGATTTCCCAGTCAACATCCAAAAAGTTCCTCATCTCGGGTGATTGAACGCTTAACACAACAACGTCAGCAGAATTCCTCATTTCCGTATAAAAGCAAATCCCATAACATTACAGGCAGTTACAAATCACATTCAAACAAAAGCCTGTCCCTCGAACCCCATGATAATTATTCTTCATGGGTACCTGAAAGAAATAACCTTTCCAGTAATACAAGTCAGGCTGTAATGACATTACCTGTTCAAACTTCAGTACAACATTCCAGTCACTCAGATTTTTCAATCTTTGTGAATAACCTACAGACCCAAAAGACCAGTTTGCCAGTTGTGGTATCCTCATCACCTACTGTTTACTTCACAAACACTATAACGATACAAGCTTCACAACCACCATCTATACAGAGACCTATGCAAATTGCAACAAAAAACCTGGAATTGTGCCATTCACTTTCTTCACCCTCGAGTTCAGAAAATGAAAATAATGGCTTCCAGAGTTCAAAATCATTCATGCTTCGGAAGTACAAACTAAACAAGATTTCTTCGTCTGAGGAAGAGACACATAGACCTACTACCTACTCCATCTCCCAGAATGTGTCAAACCCATTTTTAACTGACACAGTTCATTCTCTGCCTCCCAGTGCGCCTGAATCCTCGCCAGCACTAGGGGAAGCTAATGTGTCTTTGGCAAGTGTTGGCGAACCTCCTGTTAGTAGTAGTCCTGGTCAGCAGTTTTCTGAACTTCACCGTTCTGTACTCACAACGATCACTAGTTGTACTGCTAGATCTCCTTCTGGCTTGCTTGAGGACtggctctcaaaaaccaaagaggaAGAGGGAAGCAAGGCACCGGTGAAGGCTAAAAATAGTTCTAGGTCAAATGATCAGTCATTAGCCTCGAAAGACCATGATATATGGCTTGAATTCGATGGAGTTCGTTTACTTATTCAAAAGCTGCTGTCCCAGTTGGAGACTTTCATGTTTACTCGGAGTTGCCCTTTTCCTCATGTCATACGAGCAGGGGCAATCTTCATCCCGATCTGTCTCGTAAAGGAAGTTTTGTTTTCAGAGTTGTTGGGCCCTGCTATTGATAAAGTTTTACAGAAGCACAAGGTTGAACTTCGTCCCACTACGTTGTCTGAAGAAAAACTCCTTAGAGAGACCAAGCTTAAAGATTGTTCTTCTCGAATGTTAAAATTACTTGCTTTGAAACAGCTTCCTGATGTTTATCCAGACTTGCTGTGTCTGTTTTGCAAACACACTATACATCAGAAGCTCG
- the C4H15orf39 gene encoding uncharacterized protein C15orf39 homolog isoform X2, producing the protein MWTRRLRAAHTAWQETWPQEVLSGLYQLVLIMAGKRHFGALDHVLHNKLSRLESATQRSTACFGIAATQDLQTCQNFMTYSMSDAEGHGSSSPWSSSAYLQYAGSTPNKHLQTKETSVNYQRPHTDRPHNPLQLSDNPNNQVSVHQNLQGHSYHMPYPRSCPPIAMPRPVYRNASNFMDVAYGSSGFQSMSVCVASKPLCPPPVEWSPSRFANSTSPLYVSGTKMHLSTPSTYPEVALSPSSLSHDIQEQNSAYRHRADLNLGVGVSATCSQKDIVTDACHPVSRENMQLFYGEGNIPLGKHRSSAFTTPSPQHNKKASPYQGSLDHRLGHLHSNNLYSNTIDNIHQRSSPLSASSDLTGSPHSVRGGAVYLNRAHHMHSGYVNAEIRAQTSYLDGTIQPNKTPFQVNTSPQKNITVNPLCAFERDKNLLVHSRQMNQDICGMSSRLSKEMFFDSTPTNRQSFTANYYREPFTGPDTHAAFVQQSTSSVLSPVGSSHELFSGQHTSRHSVTLKEASLHSSIQSYQDSSVTGVQAVENTTLIQSSRSRVTVEHAESIVPSPSSVSVVGCQYQMNRNNVRSRHNELSPEREIVEGGEPKSTPTSVSENVNFDNPKSPPMPVINDVFSLAPYRDYLEGKAPHPFSSHQESEAENGASTSDFLEDPLSEGRNKKTEGVCSSTEEVGAKNIKIQDGECVQTGEREVSAQSTGIEPVVLDLSLKKLPQSSSHPCNQQDVSYHDTDTLLTASAVKFSDKVGNQIEGQDGFRSSDSNRMLQLRQECFSSKAASNVKSQDSCPPVDKRSSLSQENRLYNENVFCQRQENIASQTHKHSQWMLQENCQSQGSGSENNNLKESSMSLATKTLSNQHRENDYSQSTQRFPSQHPKSSSSRVIERLTQQRQQNSSFPYKSKSHNITGSYKSHSNKSLSLEPHDNYSSWVPERNNLSSNTSQAVMTLPVQTSVQHSSHSDFSIFVNNLQTQKTSLPVVVSSSPTVYFTNTITIQASQPPSIQRPMQIATKNLELCHSLSSPSSSENENNGFQSSKSFMLRKYKLNKISSSEEETHRPTTYSISQNVSNPFLTDTVHSLPPSAPESSPALGEANVSLASVGEPPVSSSPGQQFSELHRSVLTTITSCTARSPSGLLEDWLSKTKEEEGSKAPVKAKNSSRSNDQSLASKDHDIWLEFDGVRLLIQKLLSQLETFMFTRSCPFPHVIRAGAIFIPICLVKEVLFSELLGPAIDKVLQKHKVELRPTTLSEEKLLRETKLKDCSSRMLKLLALKQLPDVYPDLLCLFCKHTIHQKLDSLQLANLFPPSIINFSVGF; encoded by the coding sequence GGCAAGAGACTTGGCCACAAGAAGTTCTTTCAGGACTATATCAACTTGTTTTAATAATGGCTGGAAAAAGACACTTTGGCGCCTTGGATCATGTATTGCACAATAAGTTATCCAGATTGGAGTCTGCAACACAACGTTCTACAGCTTGTTTTGGGATTGCAGCCACACAAGATTTGCAGACATGTCAGAACTTCATGACCTATTCTATGTCTGATGCTGAGGGGCATGGATCTTCGAGTCCCTGGAGCTCTTCAGCATATCTACAGTATGCAGGCAGTACCCCAAATAAGCATCTGCAAACGAAGGAAACTTCCGTGAATTATCAAAGACCACATACTGACAGACCACATAACCCTTTGCAACTGTCAGATAATCCAAACAATCAGGTTTCTGTTCACCAAAATCTCCAAGGACATAGTTACCATATGCCATATCCACGTTCATGCCCTCCAATTGCAATGCCCAGGCCTGTTTACAGAAATGCAAGCAATTTTATGGATGTAGCATATGGATCGAGTGGTTTTCAATCTATGAGTGTTTGTGTAGCTTCTAAACCGTTATGTCCACCACCTGTAGAATGGAGTCCTTCTAGATTTGCTAATTCAACATCCCCATTATATGTCTCTGGAACAAAGATGCATCTCTCCACGCCAAGCACTTACCCTGAGGTAGCTCTGAGCCCATCTTCTCTGTCTCATGACATACAAGAGCAAAATTCTGCTTACAGACACAGAGCTGATTTGAATCTTGGTGTAGGTGTTTCTGCAACATGTTCACAAAAAGACATTGTCACTGATGCCTGTCACCCTGTTTCTCGTGAAAATATGCAGCTTTTTTATGGTGAAGGCAATATACCTTTAGGAAAGCATAGAAGTTCAGCCTTTACAACACCCTCTCCACAACATAACAAAAAAGCTAGTCCATATCAAGGGAGCCTAGATCACAGATTGGGGCATTTGCATTCAAATAATCTTTACAGTAATACAATAGATAATATACACCAAAGATCCTCTCCACTTTCTGCCAGTTCGGACTTGACAGGATCTCCCCATAGTGTAagggggggtgcagtttatttaaATCGTGCACACCATATGCATTCAGGCTATGTAAATGCAGAGATAAGAGCCCAAACATCTTACCTTGACGGAACCATACAACCAAATAAGACACCATTTCAAGTAAACACAAGTCCCCAAAAAAACATTACAGTGAATCCATTGTGCGCATTCGAAAGAGATAAGAATTTGTTGGTGCATTCTCGTCAGATGAATCAAGATATATGTGGGATGTCTAGCCGACTGAGCAAAGAAATGTTTTTTGACTCAACCCCAACAAATAGGCAGTCCTTTACTGCAAACTACTATCGAGAGCCTTTTACTGGACCAGATACACATGCTGCTTTTGTTCAACAAAGTACCAGTTCTGTTCTATCCCCAGTTGGGTCCAGTCATGAGCTTTTTTCTGGTCAACATACTAGTAGACATTCAGTGACATTAAAGGAAGCTTCATTGCATAGCTCGATCCAATCTTACCAAGACAGTAGCGTTACAGGTGTCCAAGCTGTAGAAAACACTACCTTGATTCAAAGTAGTAGATCACGCGTAACTGTAGAACATGCAGAATCAATAGTTCCAAGTCCTTCCTCTGTTTCTGTAGTTGGCTGTCAGTATCAAATGAATCGTAATAATGTGAGATCAAGACATAATGAATTGTCTCCAGAACGTGAAATTGTGGAAGGTGGTGAGCCAAAATCTACTCCTACATCTGTCAGTGAAAATGTGAATTTTGATAATCCAAAATCCCCACCAATGCCAGTTATTAATGATGTGTTTAGTCTTGCCCCATATCGTGATTATTTGGAAGGAAAAGCCCCTCATCCTTTTTCTTCACATCAAGAATCTGAAGCAGAAAATGGAGCATCTACATCTGATTTCTTAGAGGATCCACTTTCTGAAGGAAGGAACAAAAAAACAGAAGGAGTTTGTAGCAGCACTGAAGAAGTCGGTGCTAAGAATATAAAAATTCAAGATGGAGAATGTGTGCAAACTGGAGAACGAGAGGTGTCTGCACAAAGTACAGGCATCGAACCTGTGGTTCTGGATCTTAGTTTGAAAAAGTTACCTCAATCCAGTTCCCATCCTTGTAACCAACAAGATGTTTCTTACCATGACACGGATACCCTGCTAACTGCCTCTGCAGTCAAATTCAGTGATAAAGTTGGAAATCAAATTGAGGGTCAAGATGGATTCAGATCTTCAGACAGCAACAGGATGTTACAATTGCGACAGGAGTGTTTTTCCTCTAAAGCAGCCTCTAACGTCAAGAGTCAAGATAGCTGTCCACCTGTTGACAAGCGGTCTTCTTTAAGCCAAGAGAATAGACTGTATAATGAAAATGTATTTTGCCAAAGGCAGGAAAATATTGCATCTCAGACCCACAAACACTCTCAATGGATGCTTCAGGAAAATTGTCAATCTCAAGGTTCAGGCTCAGAAAATAACAATTTGAAGGAAAGCTCAATGTCTTTGGCCACCAAAACCTTGTCCAATCAACATCGGGAGAATGATTATTCTCAAAGTACTCAGCGATTTCCCAGTCAACATCCAAAAAGTTCCTCATCTCGGGTGATTGAACGCTTAACACAACAACGTCAGCAGAATTCCTCATTTCCGTATAAAAGCAAATCCCATAACATTACAGGCAGTTACAAATCACATTCAAACAAAAGCCTGTCCCTCGAACCCCATGATAATTATTCTTCATGGGTACCTGAAAGAAATAACCTTTCCAGTAATACAAGTCAGGCTGTAATGACATTACCTGTTCAAACTTCAGTACAACATTCCAGTCACTCAGATTTTTCAATCTTTGTGAATAACCTACAGACCCAAAAGACCAGTTTGCCAGTTGTGGTATCCTCATCACCTACTGTTTACTTCACAAACACTATAACGATACAAGCTTCACAACCACCATCTATACAGAGACCTATGCAAATTGCAACAAAAAACCTGGAATTGTGCCATTCACTTTCTTCACCCTCGAGTTCAGAAAATGAAAATAATGGCTTCCAGAGTTCAAAATCATTCATGCTTCGGAAGTACAAACTAAACAAGATTTCTTCGTCTGAGGAAGAGACACATAGACCTACTACCTACTCCATCTCCCAGAATGTGTCAAACCCATTTTTAACTGACACAGTTCATTCTCTGCCTCCCAGTGCGCCTGAATCCTCGCCAGCACTAGGGGAAGCTAATGTGTCTTTGGCAAGTGTTGGCGAACCTCCTGTTAGTAGTAGTCCTGGTCAGCAGTTTTCTGAACTTCACCGTTCTGTACTCACAACGATCACTAGTTGTACTGCTAGATCTCCTTCTGGCTTGCTTGAGGACtggctctcaaaaaccaaagaggaAGAGGGAAGCAAGGCACCGGTGAAGGCTAAAAATAGTTCTAGGTCAAATGATCAGTCATTAGCCTCGAAAGACCATGATATATGGCTTGAATTCGATGGAGTTCGTTTACTTATTCAAAAGCTGCTGTCCCAGTTGGAGACTTTCATGTTTACTCGGAGTTGCCCTTTTCCTCATGTCATACGAGCAGGGGCAATCTTCATCCCGATCTGTCTCGTAAAGGAAGTTTTGTTTTCAGAGTTGTTGGGCCCTGCTATTGATAAAGTTTTACAGAAGCACAAGGTTGAACTTCGTCCCACTACGTTGTCTGAAGAAAAACTCCTTAGAGAGACCAAGCTTAAAGATTGTTCTTCTCGAATGTTAAAATTACTTGCTTTGAAACAGCTTCCTGATGTTTATCCAGACTTGCTGTGTCTGTTTTGCAAACACACTATACATCAGAAGCTCG